In Streptomyces nojiriensis, the sequence GCCGCCTGCCTGTTCACCATCCTCGCCAGTTCGCCCTTCGACCAGCCGGCCAGGCCGAACAGGTCGTTCAAGCGGGTGTTTGGACCTTTGCTCACGTCAAGCCCCCAGGTTCTCGGCTGAGTTGACAGTAGCCCGCCGGTAGGTGCCCAGGGACTATTCGCCAGGCTTCGCCAGGGCACGCCCGATGGTTCGCCACCTTGCCCCGGGTGTCAGGTAGGAATGCGCCTCCCCGACCCGGTTCACCGGCGGAACTCCCCAGGGTGAAGTACGGGATCCGGCGGGGCGGCGTACGCAACTCGTCGGCGCACGAAGGGATCCGTATCACCATGTACGCAGCAACCTCCTCCGTGTCCGCACCGGTCCGGTCGCACCGCACGCTCCCGGCTGGCGGCGGCCCCTACCTCGAACCCGGCCGCCCGGCGGCTCCGGCACAGGGCGCCGTCCGGGCGCGGCGAATGCCGGGTACCGGATCACTGCCCGTCAGCGGAAGAATCGATCTCTCGGGGCCGCAGGGGGCGCAGCTGCGCACCGCGCTCGCCTCGGTGCAGCGGATCTGTCCGGAGTTCGCCCCGGTGCAGGTACTGCGGCGCAGCGGCCGCTCGGTCCTCCTGGTCGGCACCACCGGACGGATGACCGCCGTCGCGAAGGTGTTACTGGACCACTCGCCCGAGTGGCGTGAGCGCTACCGGCACGAAATAGCGGCATACCGGACCTTCGTCCGGCACCGCCCACCGGTCCGGGTGCCGCGGCTGATCGCCGCCGACCCCGAGAACTGCACGCTCGTGGTGGAGCGGATGGCCGGCCGGGTCGCGGCACTGCAGCGGCACCCGGTGGAGCCGCCGCCGCGGGTGGACCTCCGGGCGGCCCTGGGCGCGGTGTCCCGGGTCAACCAGTGGCGGCCGCCGGCGGAGTTGTTCGGCACTCCGATGAACTACGCGCGGCGGATCGCCCGCGACTACGAGTTGGGGCTGCTGACCGACCGGGACCTCGGCGACCTGCAGAAGCTGCTGCACGGCGTGAAGCTGTCGGGCACGGCGTTGCAGTTCAACCACGGGGACGCCCTGCTGTCGAACCTGCTGCTGTCGCCGGCCGGTCCGGTCCTGCTCGACTGGGAGCACGCCGGCTGGTACCTGCCGGGGTACGACCTGGCCACGCTGTGGACGGTACTGGGCGACGCCCCGGCCGCCCGTGCCCAGATCAGCCGGCTCGCCCAGTCGGCCGGTCCGGCCGCGCGGGACGCCTTCCTGGTCAATCTGATGCTGGTGCTGACCCGGGAGATCCGGATGTCCGAGACGGCGGTGCAGCGCTCGATGCTGGCGACCACCCCGGCCCAGCCGCTGCCGGTGGGCGCCCTGTCCTCCGGTGAGGAGCAGCGGCTGCTGCTCCGCCGCCTGCACGACGACGCGGGGATGGCGCGCCGAGCGGTCCGCGCGGCGGTCGGCACGCGCTGACCCTCCCCCGATACGCGAAGCCCCGTGGCCCCCACCGCCGCGGGGTTTCGCCCTTTCCGGGCGCGGACGCGACGACGCGGCTCCCTCATCCGCGAGGCGGACCGGTCTCCCCCGCACGGTGGAGGCGGATCCGTCCGGGGGGCGATCCGGGCACGCCCGTGCAGCTGCGATCTTCGAAGCCGAGCGGGCAAGGGCTGCCCGCGGCTCCGGAGGAAACCGTGTCCTTGCACACCGATGCCCGCCCGGCGGGCGGTGGCGTCCGCGCCGCCTGGAAGGCCGCGCACACCCCGGTGGCGGGGGTTCCGCGCTGGGTGCGCATCTGCGCGTTCGCCATCCCGTTCACCGTCCTGCCGTCCGGCCTGTGGCGGCTGGGCCTGCTCTTCGTCGACCATTCCTCGGCGGACAGCGGGCAGTTGCCGGACTGGCTGCCGCTGGAGGTGTACGTCGTGCTCCTCTCGGTGGTCTCCGAGCTGCTGGCCTTCACCGCGGTCGGGCTGGTGGCCGCGTGGGGCGAGGTGCTCCCCCGCTGGATCCCGGTGCTGGGCGGCCGGCGGATCCCGGTGGCGGCGGCCGGCGTCCCGGCGGCGCTCGGCGCCGTCGCGCTCACCGCTCTGTGGACGGTCCTCGCAGCGCTGACCCAGTTGGCCGGGACCACCCTCCAGGGAGATCCGGTGCCCGCGGACTTCCCCAGTGAGGTGGGTGGCTGGACCGCGCTGTGGTTCTACGTCTGCTACGCCCCGCTCGTCCTGTGGGGTCCGCTGCTCGGCGTGGTGACGGTGGCCTACTGGAGGCGGCGGCGCCGGATGTCTTGACATCACATGATCCCCCGAACACTTTTCTGACTCAGCATCAGAAATGCTGGAGGCACTTCCCCTCCTCCCCACACCGCTGGAGCCTGCCCATGTCCGCACGTGCTTCACGCACCACCCCCGCCGCCCTCCCGTCCAGACGCGCGGTCCTCGCCGGTACGGGCGCCGGGGTGCTCGCCGCCACCGTGCTGCCGTCCGCCACCGCCCGGGCCGACGGCGCCCAGGACGGGCCCCCGCTCGGCGAGTACGACGTCGTCGTGGTCGGGTCCGGGGCCGCCGGGATGACCGCCGCGCTCGCCGCCGCCAAGCGGGGGCTGAGCGTGCTGGTGGTGGAGAAGGCCCCGACCTTCGGCGGGTCGGCCGCCCGGTCCGGAGCCGGTATCTGGCTGCCCAACAATGCGGTGATCCTGGGTGCGGGGGTGCCGGACACCCCGCAGAAGGCGGCGGCGTACCTCGCGGCCGTCGTCGGGCCCGAGGTGCCGGCCGACCGCCAGGCCGCGTTCCTCGCCAACGGGCCGCGGATGCTGGACTTCGTGATGGCCAACAGCCCGCTGAGGTTCCGCTTCATGGAGGGCTACAGCGACTACTACCCCGACCTGCCGGGCGGGCTGCCGAACGGCCGCTCCATCGAGCCGGACCAGATCGACGGGAACATCCTGGGCGCCGAACTGGCCCGCCTGAACCCGGCGTACATGCCCGTCCCGGCCGGAATGGTGGTCTTCAGCCAGGACTACAAGTGGCTGAACCTGGCGGCGGTGAGCGCCAAGGGGCTCGCCGTGTCCACCGAGTGCCTGGCCCGCGGCACGAAGGCGGCGCTGCGGGGCGAGAAGCCGCTGACGATGGGCCAGGCCCTGGCGGCCGGGCTGCGCGCCGGGCTCCAGCGGGCCGGGGTTCCGGTGTGGCTGAACAGCCCGCTGGTGGACCTGGTCCTGGAGGGCGGCGCGGTCACCGGCGTGGTGGTGGAGCAGGGCGGCGTACGGGGCACCGTACGGGCCCGGCGCGGGGTGGTCATCGGCTCGGGCGGGTTCGAGCACAACGCGGCGATGCGGGCGCAGTACCAGCAGCAGCCCATCGGCACCCAGTGGTCGGTGGGCGCGAAGGAGAACACCGGCGACGGGATCCGGGCGGGGCAGCGGGCCGGGGCCTCGCTGGCGCTGATGGAGGACGCGTGGTGGGGGCCGTCGATCCCGCTGCCCGGGGAGCCGTACTTCTGTCTCGCCGAACGGACCCTGCCGGGCGGGCTGATCGTGAACGCGAACGGCGCCCGGTTCGTCAACGAGGCGGCGCCGTACAGCGATGTGGTGCACGTGATGTACGAGAAGGACCGCGGCGCGGTCGGCTCGCACATCCCGGCGTGGCTGATCGTGGATCAGAACTACCGCAACAGGTACCTGTTCAAGGACATCCTGCCGACGCTGCCCTTCCCGGACGCGTGGTACCAGGCGGGTGCGGCGAAGAAGGCATGGACCTGGGACGCGCTGGCCGGTCAGATCGGGGTCCCGGCGGCGGCGCTGCGGGCGACGCTGGGCCGGTTCAACGCGCAGGCGTGGAGCGGCGACGACGCCGACTTCCACCGGGGCGACACGGCGTACGACCACTACTACACGGACCCGAGCGTGCACCCGAACTCGTGTCTGGCACCCGTCTGGGTCCCGCCGTTCTACGCGTTCAAGATCGTGCCCGGGGATCTCGGTACGAAGGGCGGCATCGTGACCGATGCCCGGGCGCGGGCCCTGCGCCCGGACGGCTCGGTGATCCCGGGCCTGTACGCGGCCGGCAACGCGAGCGCCGCGGTGATGGGCCACAGCTACGCCGGGGCCGGATCTACGATCGGCCCCGCGATGACCTTCGGCTACGTGGCGGCGAACGCCATCGCGGACGCGTGAGGACAGTGCCGGGGGATCCCCCGCCGGGGATCCTGACGGTCAGCCCTGCTGGAAGAGCTCGGCGGGGAGCGGCTTCAGGAGGGCGTACAGGTCGTCGGTGATCGGGCGGTCCCAGCTGGCGATGGTGACCAGCACGTTGTCGCTGCGGTCGAACTGGACGCAGGAGATGCGGGACTCCGACAGCTTGATCTTCCGGACGATGAGGAGGTTGTCGCCCTGCATGACGGGGCAGTCCTCGACACCGGTGACCTCGACGTCCTCGTCGTTCTCCAGTGCGTCGAGGAGCTGGGCGACCTCGAAGGGGATCTGGCCGTCGGTGAGGTCGCGTGCCGGGGAGCCCTCCGGGAGGTTCCCGATGATCATCGCGGGGCCGCGTCCGCCGAACAGGTCGTAGCGGAGGAAGACACCCTGGCAGCTGCCGTCGGGCGCGGGCAGCAGCCCGGCCCCGAGATTGCCCGGCCAGTCCCCCGGGTCCATGGCCAGGACATCGAAGTCCGGGCCGGCGGGAGTGGCGGCGCGGTGGCGGCGGAGGAAGGACATGCCGCCATGGTACGTGGCCGCGCGAGTTTTCCGGCCCGGGGGCCCGCATCCGGCGACCTGTCCCGGCCGGGCCCCGACCCGGCCCCCGGCCCGGCCCGTCAGACCGGTGGGACGAGCGTGAACCAGTACGGGAGCAGGGCGGCGTCGCCGGTGACCTGCAGGGCGGTGGGCGGGAGGCGGCGCCAGAGGAACAGGGCAAGGTCGGAAGCGGTGCCGGAGGCCTCGACGTCCGCCGGGAGGGTGGAAGCGGGCTCCAGCAGGACCTGGTCCCCCGAGAAGACGACCGTCCAGGATTCCGGACCGTCGGTACGCCGGAAGCGGTACCTCTGCCCCGTGCCCGGCGGTGCCTGCTGCCAGCCGCGGCGGGCCGGAGCCATCACCTCGATCGTCTGGGTCACGGCGTCCGCGGCCATGTCCGGGGCGAGGCGGCCCGGGGTGCCGGTCGCGGATTCGGCGTCCCAGCGGTGCACGGCCAGCTCGATCAGCTGCATCCGGAGCCAGAATCCCGCGGTCTGCTCCACCGACCAGGTCCAGACCGCCGTGTCGGGCCCCAGCTCCTGGAAGAGCTCCGCCAGGTCCCGGGCGCCCTGCGCGAACCAGTCGGTCAGCCCGTCCGGGTCGCCGGGGGC encodes:
- a CDS encoding aminoglycoside phosphotransferase family protein yields the protein MYAATSSVSAPVRSHRTLPAGGGPYLEPGRPAAPAQGAVRARRMPGTGSLPVSGRIDLSGPQGAQLRTALASVQRICPEFAPVQVLRRSGRSVLLVGTTGRMTAVAKVLLDHSPEWRERYRHEIAAYRTFVRHRPPVRVPRLIAADPENCTLVVERMAGRVAALQRHPVEPPPRVDLRAALGAVSRVNQWRPPAELFGTPMNYARRIARDYELGLLTDRDLGDLQKLLHGVKLSGTALQFNHGDALLSNLLLSPAGPVLLDWEHAGWYLPGYDLATLWTVLGDAPAARAQISRLAQSAGPAARDAFLVNLMLVLTREIRMSETAVQRSMLATTPAQPLPVGALSSGEEQRLLLRRLHDDAGMARRAVRAAVGTR
- the kstD gene encoding 3-oxosteroid 1-dehydrogenase, translated to MSARASRTTPAALPSRRAVLAGTGAGVLAATVLPSATARADGAQDGPPLGEYDVVVVGSGAAGMTAALAAAKRGLSVLVVEKAPTFGGSAARSGAGIWLPNNAVILGAGVPDTPQKAAAYLAAVVGPEVPADRQAAFLANGPRMLDFVMANSPLRFRFMEGYSDYYPDLPGGLPNGRSIEPDQIDGNILGAELARLNPAYMPVPAGMVVFSQDYKWLNLAAVSAKGLAVSTECLARGTKAALRGEKPLTMGQALAAGLRAGLQRAGVPVWLNSPLVDLVLEGGAVTGVVVEQGGVRGTVRARRGVVIGSGGFEHNAAMRAQYQQQPIGTQWSVGAKENTGDGIRAGQRAGASLALMEDAWWGPSIPLPGEPYFCLAERTLPGGLIVNANGARFVNEAAPYSDVVHVMYEKDRGAVGSHIPAWLIVDQNYRNRYLFKDILPTLPFPDAWYQAGAAKKAWTWDALAGQIGVPAAALRATLGRFNAQAWSGDDADFHRGDTAYDHYYTDPSVHPNSCLAPVWVPPFYAFKIVPGDLGTKGGIVTDARARALRPDGSVIPGLYAAGNASAAVMGHSYAGAGSTIGPAMTFGYVAANAIADA
- a CDS encoding maleylpyruvate isomerase family mycothiol-dependent enzyme codes for the protein MDHVDHAERLAPFRTETAAFEKAVRRALDLGEPVPAVPSCPGWTVADLVRHLGGVHRYLAYVLRERLTAPPDPAGLALPEAPGDPDGLTDWFAQGARDLAELFQELGPDTAVWTWSVEQTAGFWLRMQLIELAVHRWDAESATGTPGRLAPDMAADAVTQTIEVMAPARRGWQQAPPGTGQRYRFRRTDGPESWTVVFSGDQVLLEPASTLPADVEASGTASDLALFLWRRLPPTALQVTGDAALLPYWFTLVPPV